The following are encoded together in the Syntrophorhabdaceae bacterium genome:
- a CDS encoding TRAP transporter substrate-binding protein, which produces MKKHCVLWCIISVVAIVFLASTIPVNAQEKVVKLRYSNFFPPVHPISKLAEEWIKEVEKRTNGRVKISYFPGNTLAPPGQAYDAVVKGIADMAQNLLAYSPGRLPLSEVLQQPLGYASGYQGTNLANEYYKKFKPKEFDDVKVMYLHGVAPGTFHTKKEIKSFDDIKGLRIKANAENADIVKVLGGAPVTMPITETYDALQKGLVEGILLPNEALKGWRFAEVVKTSLDSNAVSYLTSMYVIMNKNKWNQISKEDQATIEKINEEWIEKQGNLWNKLDKEGKEYAIQKGVKFIKVSKDEEAKVTAKMKPILDEYVKAMNAKKLPGAEALKFCQDYIKAHP; this is translated from the coding sequence ATGAAAAAACATTGTGTACTCTGGTGTATCATAAGTGTTGTAGCTATCGTGTTTCTTGCATCCACCATTCCGGTAAATGCCCAGGAAAAGGTGGTCAAGCTGAGGTATTCAAATTTCTTCCCACCGGTTCATCCTATCAGCAAACTGGCCGAGGAATGGATCAAAGAGGTCGAGAAAAGGACCAACGGCCGGGTAAAGATCAGCTATTTTCCCGGCAATACGCTTGCCCCGCCCGGACAGGCTTATGATGCCGTCGTAAAAGGTATTGCCGACATGGCGCAGAACCTCCTGGCCTATTCACCGGGAAGGCTCCCGCTTAGCGAGGTTCTCCAACAACCCCTTGGTTATGCAAGCGGCTACCAGGGAACAAACTTGGCCAACGAGTATTATAAAAAGTTTAAGCCGAAAGAATTTGACGACGTCAAAGTAATGTATCTTCACGGCGTTGCCCCCGGCACCTTCCATACGAAGAAGGAGATCAAATCCTTTGACGACATAAAGGGTCTCAGGATCAAAGCCAACGCGGAAAATGCCGACATCGTGAAGGTGCTTGGCGGAGCGCCGGTGACCATGCCCATTACAGAGACCTACGATGCCCTCCAGAAGGGGCTTGTCGAAGGTATCCTCCTCCCCAACGAGGCTTTAAAGGGATGGCGGTTTGCGGAGGTTGTAAAGACAAGCCTTGACAGCAACGCGGTCTCCTATCTAACATCAATGTATGTCATCATGAATAAAAACAAATGGAACCAGATCTCCAAGGAAGACCAGGCAACGATCGAGAAGATCAACGAAGAGTGGATAGAAAAACAGGGCAATTTGTGGAATAAGCTGGACAAGGAAGGAAAAGAGTACGCCATTCAAAAAGGCGTAAAGTTTATAAAGGTATCAAAAGATGAGGAAGCAAAGGTCACCGCAAAGATGAAGCCAATCCTTGATGAATACGTGAAGGCAATGAATGCAAAAAAATTGCCGGGCGCTGAAGCGTTGAAGTTCTGTCAGGACTATATCAAGGCTCATCCATAA